The Rhinolophus ferrumequinum isolate MPI-CBG mRhiFer1 chromosome 21, mRhiFer1_v1.p, whole genome shotgun sequence region CAAGAATTACTGGGATTGGCACAGAGCTTTCGCCCACTTTTGGTAAGGAACCTGTGGAGCAAGAAGATGAAGGATGAGACACTGAGGGTCAGCAGCTGGAAGAGGAGCCCACTTCACTATCCCATTCTCTTCCCAGTGTGAAACTCCTCACCCCTCTCTCTGCCAGACATGGCCGCTTGCAGAGCTAGACCCCATCCCTACTCCCCACTCTACTGCCACCCAATCTCTGTTGTTTCCCAGGGAATCAGTGAAGGCCCACCAGGCAGCCccacttcccttcttccctcctctttctcaaCCCTTCTCTAATCATGGGGACCAACTCTCATCACCTCCCTGCAGGCCCAGCTCAGACACTGAAGTCCCCAGGCCACCCCTTAGCAGCCTCCGCTTAGAGTCCCAACCCCCTACTTGTCTCTCCCAGGCCTTACTGGTACTCATCATTTGCACCCCCTTCCATTGTTGGCTGGGTTGTACTTACATGACCCCTTGCAAGGAGCAGTGGGAACCGGTCCTCTCATAACCTGTCACAACACGGAGTGGGATTGTCCGAGAGATGTATGAGTAACAGCAGCGAGGCATGTTGTCAGCTAGTTCTGTAAGGTAGAGAGGACTGTATGATGCTGAAACCTTCTCTACAGGGAAGCTTAGACTTGTATCTCTATTCTGGAGAGAGAGCATTGGGGAGGAGTTAAGTGGGAGGAAGAGATAAGACCGGAGCCCCCAGGAGGGAGTGTGGCCTGGCCCCTTTCTGGCAGCTTTTCCTTCCCATCTCTTAAATTATCTTCCTCTAAtacctcttctccctcccaacTGCCAGCGCCTTTTGACCTCTCCTTCTCTCAGACCCTCTCCAGGGCTGGGATGTGACTCTGTGGCCATAGTGTTTCAAATTTCTGGCAGTCTTCATGACTTGGGAGTAAGAAATCAGAATTCCTTGGAATTctcaaaaatca contains the following coding sequences:
- the LOC117013743 gene encoding regakine-1-like; amino-acid sequence: MRVSLVLLAVLLTVSALHSEAKKELADNMPRCCYSYISRTIPLRVVTGYERTGSHCSLQGVMFLTKSGRKLCANPSNSWVQRHIRHLDQKSK